The Sulfurimonas sp. genome includes the window GAGTTTGCATCTACAAATAATTATTCAAGAGATTATAACTCAGCTGCAAAAATAGCAAAAAAACACAACAAGCTGATCATGTTGGTTGTAGTTAGCGATTATTGTCCTTGGTGTAAAAAATTTGAGAAAAAAACTTTAAGTTCTGATTTGGTTAAGAATAAGGTTCAAAAAAATCTTATTCCTATTATTATAAATAAAAACAAAGATAAAGAAAAATATCCTGCAAAATTTTACTCAAAACTAGTTCCAACTGTTATATTTATAAATCCAAAAACAAGTAAAAGAGTTTATGAATCTTTAGGTTACATGAAAAAAAGTGATTTTATTCAAGAAATAGACATAGCATTAAAAAAATTCAACAAAATGAAAAATAATGTTTAGACTTGTTTTTATCTTTTTGATTACTTTCACTTCACTTTTTAGTGCTTCTTTTTTCACACTTGACAATGTAGGTCCTTTAAACATTTATGTTTCTCTTAAAGTAAATTATCTAAATAAAGCACAAAAAGATGAGATACAAAACATTCTTTCTAGCGAGCTTAAAAAAGCAGGATTTACCTTTGTCGGTGATGATCCAACTACTTTCATGTTAAAAATTGAGGCAATAGAAGTTAATGATACGCAAATTATATATACCCAAATTGCTCTAGGTGAAAATATAAAAACACTTCGTAAAGGCAACATTAGTGGTTACGCTTTTACATATGTAGCAAATGATTTTATAGACTCAGATGAACCTTATGCTGATACACTTGAGTCAGTAAGATTTTTACTATCTGAGTTTATAGAAGCTCACAAAGATGACAATGAATAAAAAAGTTGCGATTGTAGGTGGCGGAGCGTCTGGACTTATTTGTGCAATATTTTGTGCAAAAAACTCTTGTGAGGTTGATATCTATGAACAAAACTCAAAGTGTGGTAAAAAAATTCTAGTCTCTGGTAATGGCAGATGCAACATTACAAATAAAAACTTAAATACAACAGACTATTTCGGAGAAAATCCATCTTTTTGCTTAGATGCTATAAATAATTTTGGTTATAAAGAATTTAGCGATTTTGCATCTAGTATAGGTCTCTTGTTGGATGTGAAAGACGATGGCAGATGCTATCCTCTGAGCAATGAGTCAAAAAGTGTACTTTCTATCTTTCTTAGTTATGCTACAAGTCTTGGTGTTAAAATTCACCTAGATAAGAAAATAACAGATATCAAAAATCTTTATAAAAAACATGATTTTGTTGTTATAGCAACTGGTTCACAAGCTGGCGAGCATCTAGGTGGAAATGATGATGGATATAAATTTGCAAAAGAATTTGGACACAATATAATTGACACTTACCCATCTTTAGTTCAACTTCATCTAAACTCATCTATTGCATCTAAAATGAGTGGTGTAAAAACTTTCGCAAAAGTAACTCTACTTATTAATAATAAAAAAGATATTTCTACCTCTGGTGATATTTTATTTACATCTTACGGTATTTCTGGTTTTGCAATTTTAGATATTTCCCAAAAAGTGAGTGTAGCCTTAATGGAGTGTAATAAGGTTGATATTTGCATAAACCTTCTTCCATCTTTTAATGCTCAAAAATTATCTTCTCATATATCTAAGCTAATGCAAAAAATGCCAAATTTATCAATTATTGATATTTTAGTAGGACTAATTTCACTTAAAATTGCCAAAGGCATACTCCAAAGTGTGAATCTAAGTATAGATGCAAAAGCAAATGATATAAACATAAAACAATGTAAAAAAATTGCTAATGAATTGCTAAATTGGCGTTTTGAGGTTAGTGATACTCATGGTTTTCGTCATGGAGAAGTTAGTGGTGGTGGAGTTGATACAAGTGAAATAAATCCTAAAACAATGGAGTCTTTAAAAAAACAAAATCTTTACTTTTGTGGAGAAGTGATTGATATACTAGGAAAAAGAGGAGGATATAATTTTGCCTTTGCTTGGGCTAGTGGTTACTCTTGTGCTAAAGATATAAATAAAAATTGTAAACATAAAGAATAATAATGATAAAATAAGTAAAATCGTTTAAATATATGTTAAATACGCATGAAGCAAACTTAGGATTCGATTATGAAAAGCAAACTAAGACTATTATATGCTGAAGATGAAAAAATAGTACGAGATTTTTTTTTAGAAATTTTTAAAAGATATTTTGAATATATAGAAGTAGCTGAGAATGGGAAACAAGCTTTAGAATTATATGAAAAAAATAAATTTGATATTGCAATTTTAGATGTATCTATGCCACAATTAAATGGTTTAAATGTCGCTTCTACTATCAGAGAAACCGATAGTGATATTGAAATAATTATGCTTGCTGCTTTTACTGATACAGACAAACTTTTAAAAGCTATTAACCTACACTTATTTTCCTATCTATCCAAACCTGTGAAATTAAAGGAGTTAGATTCTACTCTAAACAGAGTTATAACAAAACTATCAAAAAATATTAAAATTAAAATTAATGATTTTTATCATTGGGATGTAAAAAAAGAAAAGCTGTACTATCTGTTAGATGAAGTGAAGCTATCTAAAAAAGAACACTCTTTAACAAAAATTTTAATACAAAATCCACATAAATATCATACTTCTTGTGAGATTCAAAATACTATTATGAAATCTTATCCAGAGAGTGACATACATTGCAACAACACAATTCAACTTATTTCAAGATTTAAGAAAAAAATGCTAAAATCATACAACAAAGAGCATTTTTTCATAGACAATGTCTATGGATTAGGCTACAAAATAATTTCTTAGGATTCTCTCATGTCAATTCCATTTCTTATATTTTTAGTAATTGTAATCAATCTATTTTTTATCTATAACTCACTTGTTTCTAAAAAAAATCAAGTCCAAAATATCTTTGCAAGCTTAGATGCTGTGCTAAAAAAACGCTATGACCTTATCCCAAATTTAGTTGCAACTGTTAGTAAATATA containing:
- a CDS encoding thioredoxin family protein; the protein is MKIFISLLLISTLAISAQIDEFASTNNYSRDYNSAAKIAKKHNKLIMLVVVSDYCPWCKKFEKKTLSSDLVKNKVQKNLIPIIINKNKDKEKYPAKFYSKLVPTVIFINPKTSKRVYESLGYMKKSDFIQEIDIALKKFNKMKNNV
- a CDS encoding NAD(P)/FAD-dependent oxidoreductase, which encodes MNKKVAIVGGGASGLICAIFCAKNSCEVDIYEQNSKCGKKILVSGNGRCNITNKNLNTTDYFGENPSFCLDAINNFGYKEFSDFASSIGLLLDVKDDGRCYPLSNESKSVLSIFLSYATSLGVKIHLDKKITDIKNLYKKHDFVVIATGSQAGEHLGGNDDGYKFAKEFGHNIIDTYPSLVQLHLNSSIASKMSGVKTFAKVTLLINNKKDISTSGDILFTSYGISGFAILDISQKVSVALMECNKVDICINLLPSFNAQKLSSHISKLMQKMPNLSIIDILVGLISLKIAKGILQSVNLSIDAKANDINIKQCKKIANELLNWRFEVSDTHGFRHGEVSGGGVDTSEINPKTMESLKKQNLYFCGEVIDILGKRGGYNFAFAWASGYSCAKDINKNCKHKE
- a CDS encoding response regulator transcription factor, which encodes MKSKLRLLYAEDEKIVRDFFLEIFKRYFEYIEVAENGKQALELYEKNKFDIAILDVSMPQLNGLNVASTIRETDSDIEIIMLAAFTDTDKLLKAINLHLFSYLSKPVKLKELDSTLNRVITKLSKNIKIKINDFYHWDVKKEKLYYLLDEVKLSKKEHSLTKILIQNPHKYHTSCEIQNTIMKSYPESDIHCNNTIQLISRFKKKMLKSYNKEHFFIDNVYGLGYKIIS